A stretch of DNA from Euzebyales bacterium:
CGGCGCTGATGCGCAGCGCGTCGGCCACGCGCTGGAGGATGTCCGCGGACGGCCGGCGCAGGCCGCGCTCGATCTGCGACAGGTACGGGTTGGAGATGCCTGCGCGTGACGCCAGCGCTCGCAACGACAGCTGCGCCGACACGCGCTGCTCGCGGATGAAGGCACCGACGTCGCGCACACGTGCAGCGGCGGTCTCGGTGACGTCGTGGGCCGTGCGATCGTTGGGCATCGGTGGGGTTCCGTGCGGTCGATGGCGGACATGCCGCGGTGCGCTCGGTGTGAGCGGCGGGTCCGTGGCCCGGGTGGACCACGGACCCAAGTGTAACTATTGCTAGCACTCCTGCAACCTGTAGCTAGCGCAGGAGTCCGTCCCGTCGCCTCAGCCGAGCGTCGCCAACGTGGCGGTCAGCCCGGTCGTCACCTCGACGCCACCGTGCTCGGCTTCGCCGCCGAGCACCGGTGGCCGCCGCAGCCGCGCGGCCCCGCGCAGGCCGAGGCGCTCGACCACGGCGACGGCGACCGGACCGACCGCCCGGGCGGCGCCGTCACTGACCTTGATCGCGACACCCAGCGGCCCCGTGTCGCCACGCACCGCGATGCCCAGGACCCCCTCGGCGCCGCGCTTGGCGACCAGGCGGCGCTCGGCGTGCATGAGCACCGTGTCGACGACGCCGTCGCCACCGACCAGGTCCGGATGTGTGCGCATCGCCTCGGCCACGACCGCAAGGACAGCGTCCTCCGCCGCCGCGAGCTCCGCGTAGCCGCGCGCGACCGCGGACAGCGGCAGCCGCCACGCCGGTGCGC
This window harbors:
- a CDS encoding helix-turn-helix transcriptional regulator; the protein is MPNDRTAHDVTETAAARVRDVGAFIREQRVSAQLSLRALASRAGISNPYLSQIERGLRRPSADILQRVADALRISAESLYVQAGMLEERRGSLDEHIRTAAELTETQKRSLLEIYYAFVSGGRRTQDPTDEQSTKEKP